A window of Pusillimonas sp. T7-7 contains these coding sequences:
- a CDS encoding tripartite tricarboxylate transporter substrate binding protein — protein MRVTRLLKSLAVATALCAGAAQAQVSVMLPANPGGGWDSTGRQAFQAMNDAGIYTGSVSFTNKGGAGGTIGLAEFQRAEKGKADALAVFGAITVGSITLNKSPVDLSKFKPVARLTAEHLVLAVKADSPYKTLDDFVAALKSDPGATAVGGGSAGGVDHIALALLAQSAGVAVPKLNYIPQAGGADTVIGIVNGTLKAGISGISEFQQFAKEGRIRILGITTAERMKGLDDVPTFKESGYDVEVANWRGILGSVDMPEANHKEWVERFAKLSESKEWQAVLDKQGWDGYFLPGAEFGAFIQSESDRINQILKDAGLSK, from the coding sequence ATGAGAGTGACTCGTTTATTGAAATCGTTAGCCGTCGCGACGGCACTGTGTGCTGGCGCTGCTCAGGCGCAAGTCAGTGTGATGCTGCCTGCCAATCCGGGCGGAGGCTGGGACTCCACCGGACGTCAGGCGTTCCAGGCCATGAATGATGCGGGGATTTACACGGGTTCCGTCAGCTTCACCAATAAGGGCGGCGCTGGCGGTACGATCGGTTTGGCTGAGTTCCAGCGCGCAGAAAAGGGCAAGGCCGATGCTCTGGCGGTATTCGGCGCCATCACCGTGGGTTCCATTACCCTGAACAAATCACCTGTCGACCTGAGCAAGTTCAAGCCGGTGGCACGCTTGACCGCAGAGCATCTGGTGCTGGCAGTCAAAGCCGATTCTCCATACAAGACCCTGGATGATTTCGTTGCCGCGCTCAAGAGCGATCCGGGCGCCACAGCAGTTGGCGGCGGATCAGCCGGCGGGGTTGATCACATTGCTTTGGCGCTGCTGGCGCAAAGCGCGGGTGTAGCCGTACCAAAGCTGAACTATATTCCACAGGCCGGTGGCGCTGACACCGTCATCGGTATTGTCAATGGCACGCTGAAGGCAGGTATTTCGGGTATTTCCGAATTCCAGCAGTTTGCCAAAGAAGGCCGCATCCGCATCCTGGGCATCACGACTGCCGAGCGCATGAAAGGTTTGGACGACGTGCCCACGTTCAAGGAATCGGGCTATGACGTCGAGGTCGCCAACTGGCGCGGCATTCTGGGCTCGGTCGATATGCCTGAGGCCAATCATAAGGAATGGGTGGAACGCTTTGCCAAGCTTAGTGAAAGCAAAGAATGGCAGGCAGTGCTCGACAAGCAAGGATGGGATGGCTACTTTTTGCCGGGTGCCGAATTCGGCGCGTTCATCCAGAGCGAAAGTGATCGCATCAATCAGATCCTCAAGGACGCCGGGCTGAGCAAATAG
- a CDS encoding tripartite tricarboxylate transporter TctB family protein, protein MALLRERPWWLGLAVIFMGAVCIYASTELAATAQYAAIGPGMFVIAVGVGLIGLGVLLLIQIARGEVFEPEETENAASGQPMDKRAFFTALVAAILPALLIDMLGLPLTGMLSFMLVARAFGSRRLVSDLIIGFVLAGLGWLLFGWLGLDLGGFLPMAGW, encoded by the coding sequence ATGGCCTTGCTGCGTGAGCGCCCCTGGTGGTTGGGGCTGGCTGTGATCTTCATGGGGGCGGTCTGCATTTATGCCTCGACCGAGCTGGCTGCGACGGCGCAGTATGCGGCCATTGGCCCCGGCATGTTTGTTATTGCTGTTGGCGTGGGCCTGATCGGCCTGGGTGTGTTGTTATTGATACAGATCGCTCGCGGTGAAGTATTCGAGCCTGAAGAGACCGAGAACGCGGCCTCGGGCCAGCCCATGGATAAGCGGGCTTTTTTCACTGCCTTGGTGGCGGCCATATTGCCGGCGCTGCTCATCGATATGCTGGGCCTGCCCTTAACCGGCATGCTGTCCTTCATGCTGGTGGCGCGTGCGTTTGGCTCGCGGCGTCTGGTGTCCGACTTGATTATCGGTTTCGTGCTGGCAGGTTTGGGCTGGCTTTTGTTTGGCTGGCTGGGCCTTGACCTGGGCGGCTTTCTTCCTATGGCGGGCTGGTAA
- a CDS encoding tripartite tricarboxylate transporter permease, which yields MDTLGLLLHGFEVALTPINLMWALIGSILGTAIGILPGIGPALTIALLLPVTVSVGPVSAFIMFAGVLYGAMYGGSTTSILINTPGEAGSMMTALEGNKMARSGRGAAALATAAIGSFVAGTIATLLLTFAAPVVAELAFLLKPADFFALTILAFTSVAVVMGASRVRGFVSLFIGLALGVIGIDAMTGQPRMTFGVADLLDGVELTVVLVSVFAIGEILYVASRYAHAPDDIIAIKGKAFMTREDWRRSWKPWLRGTAIGFPIGTIPGGGSEIPTMLSYTLEKKLARHKDEFGKGAIEGVAGPEAANNASAAGVLVPLLTLGLPTSATAAILLAAFQNYGLQPGPFLFSSNPELIWGLIASLYIGNVMLLILNLPLVGIWVKLLRIPQPQLYAGILVFAMMGIWGVSGSVFDLAMMAALGVVSYAMRVYGFPIPPLLIGLILVPLAETQLRTALAAGQGKLSVLVETPISITFLLLSFLFLFLPVLLKRLKGSA from the coding sequence ATGGATACCTTGGGACTGCTGCTGCACGGCTTTGAGGTTGCCCTCACGCCCATCAACCTGATGTGGGCCTTGATCGGGTCGATATTGGGCACGGCCATAGGCATTCTTCCGGGCATTGGCCCGGCACTGACCATCGCCTTGCTGTTGCCGGTAACGGTGTCAGTCGGGCCGGTATCGGCCTTCATCATGTTTGCCGGTGTGCTGTATGGCGCGATGTATGGCGGGTCGACCACTTCTATTTTGATCAACACGCCCGGCGAGGCGGGTTCGATGATGACCGCGCTCGAGGGCAATAAAATGGCACGGTCGGGGCGGGGCGCGGCAGCGCTGGCCACGGCGGCCATAGGCTCTTTCGTTGCGGGAACCATTGCCACTCTGTTGCTGACTTTTGCGGCGCCCGTGGTGGCGGAACTGGCCTTCTTGTTGAAGCCAGCCGATTTTTTTGCGTTGACTATTCTGGCGTTTACCTCGGTGGCGGTAGTGATGGGGGCCTCTCGGGTGCGAGGCTTTGTATCCCTGTTCATCGGCCTGGCGCTGGGTGTAATTGGTATTGATGCCATGACCGGACAGCCACGCATGACCTTCGGTGTTGCCGACCTGCTCGATGGTGTGGAGCTGACGGTGGTACTGGTGTCGGTGTTTGCCATTGGTGAAATACTGTACGTGGCCAGCCGCTATGCACACGCCCCCGACGATATCATTGCGATCAAGGGCAAGGCCTTCATGACGCGTGAAGACTGGCGTCGCTCCTGGAAGCCTTGGCTGCGCGGCACGGCCATAGGCTTTCCTATCGGCACCATTCCTGGCGGCGGGTCGGAAATTCCGACCATGTTGTCTTATACGCTGGAAAAAAAACTGGCGCGCCATAAAGATGAGTTCGGCAAAGGAGCCATCGAGGGTGTGGCGGGGCCGGAAGCCGCCAATAATGCATCTGCGGCCGGGGTGCTGGTGCCGCTATTGACGCTGGGCTTGCCCACTTCCGCTACAGCGGCCATTTTGCTGGCGGCTTTTCAGAACTACGGCTTGCAGCCCGGGCCTTTTCTATTCAGCAGCAATCCCGAACTGATCTGGGGCCTGATTGCATCCTTGTACATCGGTAACGTCATGCTGCTGATCCTGAACCTGCCCTTGGTGGGTATATGGGTCAAGCTGTTGCGTATTCCCCAGCCACAGTTGTATGCCGGTATTCTGGTGTTTGCCATGATGGGCATCTGGGGCGTGTCCGGATCGGTATTTGACCTGGCCATGATGGCGGCTCTGGGTGTGGTCAGTTATGCCATGCGGGTTTACGGTTTCCCCATTCCCCCGCTGCTGATAGGCCTGATCCTGGTTCCATTGGCGGAAACCCAGCTTCGGACTGCGCTGGCGGCTGGGCAGGGCAAGCTGTCTGTTCTGGTCGAAACCCCTATCTCGATTACCTTCTTGCTGCTGTCTTTTTTGTTCCTGTTCTTGCCCGTGTTGTTGAAACGATTAAAGGGTTCGGCATAG
- a CDS encoding TerC family protein: MLEFLQTLSWTAVFQIILIDILLGGDNAVVIALACRNLPPKQRMQGILWGTAGAIGLRVALIAFALTLLSVPYLKIFGAILLVWVGIKLLIPDEDAHGNIKSGTSVWSAVKTILVADFVMSLDNVIAIAGVAQGASPEHQIGLVVFGLVVSVPIIIWGSTLVLKLIDRYPSVVTFGAALLGWIAGGMLVTDIVIVERFGEPSGTMKLAVEVAGALLIVLVGRWLAKRKRAAVASA; encoded by the coding sequence ATGCTTGAGTTTTTACAGACACTGAGCTGGACAGCCGTCTTTCAAATTATTCTGATCGACATTTTGCTTGGCGGCGATAACGCCGTGGTTATTGCGCTGGCCTGCCGAAACCTGCCTCCCAAGCAGCGCATGCAAGGTATTTTATGGGGTACGGCGGGCGCCATTGGCCTGCGCGTTGCCTTGATTGCCTTTGCCTTGACGCTGCTGAGCGTGCCCTACCTGAAGATCTTTGGGGCGATATTGCTGGTGTGGGTCGGCATCAAGCTGTTGATACCCGACGAAGATGCACATGGCAACATCAAGAGCGGCACGTCTGTATGGTCGGCCGTCAAAACCATTCTTGTGGCTGACTTCGTCATGAGTCTGGACAATGTCATTGCCATTGCCGGCGTAGCCCAAGGGGCCAGCCCGGAGCATCAAATCGGTCTGGTTGTATTTGGGCTGGTCGTCAGCGTACCCATCATTATCTGGGGCAGTACCCTGGTGCTGAAACTGATAGACCGCTATCCCAGCGTTGTTACCTTCGGCGCAGCCTTGCTGGGCTGGATAGCCGGCGGAATGCTGGTTACCGATATCGTCATTGTCGAGCGGTTTGGCGAGCCGTCGGGCACGATGAAGCTTGCGGTTGAAGTGGCGGGCGCCTTGTTGATCGTGTTGGTGGGACGCTGGCTCGCAAAGCGCAAGCGTGCTGCTGTGGCCAGCGCCTAA
- a CDS encoding NADP-dependent oxidoreductase, with the protein MSKLTNECIRVASRPTGIPTAENFRRTTEPAPDLQPGQILVKNQWLSIEPAMRGWLADANNYASVPVGDVMRSLCVGTVVESAADGFSKGDRLMGWFGWQHYATVAPDAVVQNITTTDLPPSLYLGVLGLNGVTAATALDKLGQPQSGETVVVSTAAGGVGSCVGQLAKALGCRTVGLTSTPEKVEACKTEFGYDHVINYKTDDIAEALKSACPDGVHVYFDNTSGRISDAVMPQLAIGARVIICGTASVSSWDPAPMGPRVERILLTRRARMQGFIQFDHMDTYPDYVRQLEDMVKAGALKYREHITDGLGTAMGAIQELYQGQNLGKRLVRL; encoded by the coding sequence ATGAGCAAGCTTACCAACGAATGCATACGCGTGGCTTCACGGCCCACAGGAATTCCCACAGCAGAAAATTTCCGTAGAACAACCGAGCCCGCACCCGATCTCCAGCCCGGCCAGATTCTGGTGAAAAATCAGTGGCTGTCCATCGAGCCGGCCATGCGGGGCTGGCTGGCCGATGCCAACAACTATGCCAGCGTGCCTGTGGGCGATGTCATGCGCTCATTGTGTGTGGGCACCGTCGTGGAATCCGCCGCAGACGGCTTCAGCAAAGGCGACCGCCTGATGGGCTGGTTTGGCTGGCAACATTATGCAACGGTCGCGCCTGATGCGGTCGTGCAAAACATCACCACCACCGACCTTCCACCCTCTTTATACCTGGGCGTACTCGGGCTGAACGGTGTCACGGCAGCCACCGCACTCGATAAGCTGGGCCAGCCGCAATCCGGCGAAACCGTGGTCGTATCCACCGCGGCAGGAGGTGTGGGATCATGCGTAGGCCAACTCGCCAAGGCGCTGGGCTGCCGCACTGTGGGGCTGACCAGCACGCCCGAAAAAGTCGAGGCCTGCAAGACCGAGTTCGGCTATGACCATGTCATCAACTACAAAACCGACGATATAGCCGAGGCGCTTAAAAGCGCCTGCCCCGACGGCGTCCATGTGTACTTCGACAATACCTCCGGCCGGATCTCCGACGCCGTCATGCCGCAACTGGCAATCGGTGCGCGAGTCATCATATGCGGCACCGCCTCGGTCAGCAGTTGGGATCCTGCACCCATGGGGCCTCGGGTCGAACGCATACTCCTTACCCGCCGCGCCCGCATGCAAGGCTTCATTCAATTCGACCACATGGACACCTACCCCGACTATGTGCGCCAGCTGGAAGACATGGTCAAGGCCGGCGCATTGAAATACCGCGAACACATCACTGATGGCCTGGGCACCGCCATGGGGGCGATTCAAGAGCTGTATCAGGGCCAGAACCTGGGCAAACGGCTGGTTCGCCTGTAA
- a CDS encoding DUF3820 family protein: MYPKDLELLVSRTMPFGKYKGRLLADLPGHYLNWFARNGFPKGELGRLLALMHELDHNGLTSLLAPLRKAASKSQP; encoded by the coding sequence GTGTACCCAAAAGATCTAGAGTTGCTTGTATCGCGTACCATGCCTTTTGGCAAATACAAAGGACGGCTGCTGGCCGATTTGCCAGGCCATTATTTGAACTGGTTTGCACGCAATGGCTTTCCAAAAGGAGAGCTGGGGCGTCTTTTGGCATTGATGCATGAGCTTGATCACAATGGGCTGACCTCTTTACTGGCGCCGCTGCGCAAGGCTGCGTCTAAATCACAGCCGTAG
- a CDS encoding DNA-3-methyladenine glycosylase, with product MATHLSCRIPLPRSYRSQDILAFHRRDAQEISERVDESSLRKGLLWQSVPACLSLSFQPRQAVVELALDGAAPAGSQDLLETTVTRMLGLTQDIDAFEQQYRKHPLLGQLISRQTGLRVPVAVTPFEALSWAITGQQISVSAAVSIRRRLILATNLQHSCGLLCHPGPDEIAALPPDTLRQAGFSSSKTRSLQELAALIAGKQLSLDEGLQAPSIEGLRERLLAIRGIGPWTVNYTLLRGYGWLDGSLHGDVAVRHGIEALLSTPDKLNEKQAQAWLEEFSPWRALLAAHLWASRSNTAY from the coding sequence ATGGCTACCCACTTAAGCTGCCGCATTCCTTTGCCACGGTCATACCGTTCCCAAGACATACTGGCCTTTCACCGACGCGACGCCCAGGAAATATCCGAGCGCGTCGACGAATCGTCTTTGCGCAAAGGCCTGCTATGGCAAAGCGTACCTGCTTGTCTGAGCCTGAGCTTTCAGCCCCGGCAAGCCGTGGTTGAATTGGCGCTTGACGGCGCCGCCCCCGCAGGCAGCCAGGATCTGCTGGAAACAACGGTCACCCGCATGCTGGGCCTGACCCAGGATATAGACGCCTTCGAGCAACAGTACCGCAAACACCCTTTATTGGGCCAGCTTATCAGCCGACAGACCGGCTTGCGAGTGCCCGTTGCCGTCACTCCTTTTGAAGCCCTGTCCTGGGCCATTACCGGACAGCAGATCAGTGTCAGTGCGGCCGTATCCATACGCCGACGACTGATACTGGCCACCAATCTGCAGCACTCCTGCGGATTGCTGTGTCATCCCGGCCCCGACGAAATCGCAGCGCTGCCCCCCGACACCCTGCGCCAGGCCGGTTTCTCTTCCAGCAAAACCCGCTCTTTGCAAGAATTGGCGGCCCTGATCGCCGGCAAGCAGCTCTCTTTGGATGAAGGCTTGCAAGCCCCCTCTATCGAAGGCCTGCGCGAACGCCTGCTGGCCATACGCGGCATAGGTCCCTGGACGGTCAACTACACTTTACTGCGCGGCTACGGTTGGCTGGACGGATCGCTGCATGGCGATGTAGCCGTGCGCCATGGCATCGAAGCACTGCTGAGCACGCCCGACAAGCTGAATGAAAAACAGGCCCAGGCCTGGTTGGAAGAGTTTTCGCCCTGGCGCGCCCTGCTGGCCGCACACCTGTGGGCGTCACGTTCCAACACTGCGTACTGA
- a CDS encoding organic hydroperoxide resistance protein, protein MSLEKVVYRAQATANGGRDGRAVSSDGALDVKLTTPKDMGGAGGEGTNPEQLFAAGYSACFLGALKLVASREKVTLPDASSIQGTVGIGPIPNGFGIEVELKISVPGLPREQVQALVDKAHIVCPYSNATRGNVDVTLTVA, encoded by the coding sequence ATGTCGTTAGAGAAAGTGGTTTACCGTGCCCAGGCAACTGCAAATGGCGGCCGTGATGGCCGGGCCGTGTCATCAGATGGCGCGCTGGACGTCAAGCTGACGACCCCAAAAGATATGGGCGGAGCCGGTGGCGAAGGCACCAATCCCGAGCAATTGTTTGCGGCCGGCTATTCGGCTTGCTTCCTTGGCGCCTTGAAGCTGGTGGCCAGTCGCGAGAAGGTGACTTTACCCGATGCAAGCAGCATTCAGGGGACAGTCGGCATAGGTCCCATCCCTAACGGCTTTGGTATTGAAGTCGAACTGAAGATCTCGGTGCCGGGGCTGCCGCGTGAACAGGTTCAGGCGCTAGTGGATAAAGCGCATATCGTGTGCCCTTATTCGAATGCGACACGCGGCAATGTCGATGTAACGCTGACGGTGGCTTAG
- a CDS encoding DNA-3-methyladenine glycosylase I: MSNTPAGAEPNENAGLMRCAWCSSDPVYIDYHDTEWGVPSRDPRHLFEMLLLEGFQAGLSWITVLKKRPHYRKVLFNFDPEKLAGISDDYIQTLMQDPGIIRNRLKLNAARQNARAWLAQPDPVDLIWSFVDGQPKINHYQAMQDVPVITPEAQLMSRTLKKAGFNFVGPTICQSYMQAIGCLMDHTTNCHRYPTLARAHT; encoded by the coding sequence ATGAGCAACACTCCAGCCGGCGCCGAGCCGAACGAGAATGCAGGCCTGATGCGCTGCGCCTGGTGCTCCAGCGATCCCGTCTATATCGACTATCACGACACCGAATGGGGCGTACCCTCGCGCGATCCACGGCATTTGTTTGAAATGCTGTTGCTGGAAGGCTTTCAGGCCGGGCTGTCGTGGATTACCGTGCTGAAGAAACGCCCGCATTATCGCAAGGTACTGTTCAATTTCGACCCGGAAAAACTGGCCGGCATCAGCGATGACTACATCCAGACCCTGATGCAGGACCCCGGCATCATCCGCAACCGCCTGAAACTGAACGCGGCGCGGCAGAACGCCCGGGCCTGGCTGGCACAGCCCGACCCGGTAGACCTGATATGGTCTTTTGTAGACGGCCAGCCCAAAATCAACCATTACCAAGCCATGCAGGATGTTCCGGTCATTACGCCCGAAGCTCAGTTAATGAGCCGTACACTGAAAAAGGCCGGCTTCAACTTTGTTGGGCCGACCATATGCCAGTCGTATATGCAGGCCATAGGCTGCCTGATGGATCACACCACCAACTGCCACCGCTACCCCACGCTGGCGCGCGCCCATACTTAA